The sequence TTTCCGCCCGCAGGCCGGCCGCAGTCTTCGGGTAATAGAGAGCCGCGTCGCTCGCCACTTCGCGGTTGAAGACGACGTCCCGGGCGATGACGAACGATCCCGCGGCCAGGGCCTGGAGAAGCCCCGGGTTGGTGCCGCCCGCCTCGTTGCCGTGGATGTAGGCGTAGCTGTGGCAGAGCAGTTCGCGCAGCGTGTCTTGATCGTAGCAGAAGCCCAGCCGCCGGACCCGGGGATCCCGGCTCGAGTCCAGTATCTCCATGTAGCGGGACTTGTAGGCGCTGCCGCCGATGAGGACCAGGACTTTGTCTGTTTCCAGCTCCTCAAAGGCGCGCAGGGTGAGATGGATGTTGTTCTCCGGCTCGAATCGCGCCATCTGCAGGAAGTAGCCGCGCGGCTTCAAGCCCAGGCGGTCCAAGATCTCCGGCCTCCGCGACGAGAGAAGCGGGGCGCCGTAGGAAAGAAAGACCGTCTCCCGGCCGTGGCGCTCCCGGTAATAGCTCTGGATGGCCCGGGCGTCGCTGATCAGGGGGATGGGCAGCGTGACGGCCAGCTTTTCGGCCAGGGCGAAATAGAGGTGGCCAAGGCCGGCCCACTTCTGGCGGGCCCACTCCATCCCGTCCATATGCAGGACGATCCGCCGTCCCAGCCAGGACGGGATGGCCAGCAGGGGAGAGCTGGCGTAATTGAAGACCAGGATGATGTCGTTCTTGCGGACAAGGGCGTGCAGCATGGCCAGGAAGACATGGGACAGCGTTTCCAGCGAACGCGTCCGGATCGCGGGCAGGTGGATGAGGGACATTCCGAGGTAAGTGGACAGCCGGGGCTGATCCGGGCTGTCCCGGCAGTAAACCCGGACATCGTGCCCGCGCGCCGCCAGCCGCCGTCCGAGCTCCTCGGCGCAGGTTTCGAACCCGCCGTAGCGGGCCGGCACGCCGCGGGTTCCGATCAGGGCGATGCGCATGGCCTATTTCCCCAGGATCCGCCTGGCCCGGACAAGGATCTTTGACGGGGCGCTCCCGTCGGCGGGGCGCAGCGCGCGGCGTGCCGCCTCGAAGGCCCCTCCTTGGGCCGGGCCCGATACGAGCGGGGCCAGAGCCCTGCGCCGGGGTACGCGCCGGACCGCCGGGGTGGAGGCCAACGCCCCT is a genomic window of Candidatus Aminicenantes bacterium containing:
- a CDS encoding DUF1972 domain-containing protein, whose amino-acid sequence is MRIALIGTRGVPARYGGFETCAEELGRRLAARGHDVRVYCRDSPDQPRLSTYLGMSLIHLPAIRTRSLETLSHVFLAMLHALVRKNDIILVFNYASSPLLAIPSWLGRRIVLHMDGMEWARQKWAGLGHLYFALAEKLAVTLPIPLISDARAIQSYYRERHGRETVFLSYGAPLLSSRRPEILDRLGLKPRGYFLQMARFEPENNIHLTLRAFEELETDKVLVLIGGSAYKSRYMEILDSSRDPRVRRLGFCYDQDTLRELLCHSYAYIHGNEAGGTNPGLLQALAAGSFVIARDVVFNREVASDAALYYPKTAAGLRAEMAWAVDHPRDLEAGRERARAIIRSRYNWDRVTDGYEELFRSLQKRGVRGRVSG